Proteins encoded together in one Osmerus eperlanus chromosome 20, fOsmEpe2.1, whole genome shotgun sequence window:
- the LOC134041058 gene encoding cAMP-dependent protein kinase inhibitor alpha-like yields the protein MTEVEPVLDFASSGRSGRRNALPDILGSPAGVNPTDLPLKLAELALTDGPGGAQSPTSEEAQAPAESSEGTEGS from the exons ATGACGGAGGTGGAGCCTGTGTTGGACTTCGCATCGTCGGGTCGCTCTGGGAGGAGGAACGCCCTCCCAGACATCCTGGGTTCTCCAGCCGGGGTCAACCCTACCGACCTGCCCCTCAAACTGGCCGAGCTTGCTCTCACAG atggTCCAGGAGGGGCCCAGTCTCCCACCTCGGAGGAAGCTCAGGCCCCTGCAGAGAGCTCGGAGGGGACGGAGGGATCGTAA